A segment of the Peptoclostridium acidaminophilum DSM 3953 genome:
TGAAAATACCCATATACGGTAGCGCTGAGTCGCTTAATGCAGCTATTGCTGCGGGAATTTTAATGTACAGGATAGCAGGATTCATATATTGTAAATAAAAATGCTATATGTTATAATTACAGCAAATTGATAAATCAAATGCTATGAAAAAGAGAGTATCCGATGCATTTTTGAACAAGAGAGGAGCTGCCGCAGGCTGCAAGCGCTCCCAAGAAGCTTCGGAGAAGTTCGCTTTTGAGCATCAGGGCTGAACCTTAGTAAGCCTTGACGTGGGGTGCGCGTTACGCCCTTGGAGTGGCCTTGTTGCATAAAACTGCAGGGCTATTAGAGTGGTACCGCGAAGAGCATAAGCCTTTCGTCTCTAAATTGAGATGAAGGGCTTTTTTATTGGGATTTCATAAAACACTGTGAAAGGGTGAAAAAAATTGAAGGAAAAGCTATTGGCACTTAAGGAAGAACTGGCTTCCAGCATAAAAGGCTGCGTAAGCATAGAAGAGGTTGAGAGCATAAGAATAAACGCTCTGGGCAAGAAGGGGGAAATAACGGCTGTACTAAAGGGCATGAAGGACCTCTCTGACGAGGAAAGACCTCTTATAGGCAAGATTGCCAACGAGGTCAGGGAGGAGCTCGAGGAGCTTATTTCAGCAAAAAAAGGCGAGCTCAAAAATGCAGAAAAGCTGGTTAAGCTGTCTGCAGAAACTCTCGACGTTACAATGCCCTCAAAGCAGATAAGAATAGGCAGAAGGCATCCCATAACTCAGGTTTTCGACGAGCTTAAATATATATTCACAGGCATGGGCTTCAAGGTGGCGGAAGGCCCCGAAATAGAGACGGTACACAACAATTTCGACGCTCTCAACGCGCCTAAGAACCACCCGTCCAGGGACATGAGCGACACATTCTATTTTGACGAGAACATGCTGCTTAGGACACAGACATCACCGGTTCAGGTAAGGACCATGCAGGTCATGAAGCCGCCTATAAGAATCATATCTCCTGGAAGGTGCTTCAGAT
Coding sequences within it:
- the pheS gene encoding phenylalanine--tRNA ligase subunit alpha; protein product: MKEKLLALKEELASSIKGCVSIEEVESIRINALGKKGEITAVLKGMKDLSDEERPLIGKIANEVREELEELISAKKGELKNAEKLVKLSAETLDVTMPSKQIRIGRRHPITQVFDELKYIFTGMGFKVAEGPEIETVHNNFDALNAPKNHPSRDMSDTFYFDENMLLRTQTSPVQVRTMQVMKPPIRIISPGRCFRSDTPDATHSPMFHQLEGLVVDKNVTMAELKGTLQAFAELFFGPGTKIKFRPHNFPFTEPSAEVDVTCFKCGGKGCSMCKGEGWIEILGAGMVHPNVLRNCGIDPEEYSGFAFGMGVDRATMLKYEIDDIRLLFENDMRFLNQF